DNA sequence from the Peteryoungia desertarenae genome:
GGAAGCCCGAAGGGGGTTCCACGGCTTCCCTCGCCTCTCCTCAGAGCGTCATCTTGTACCGCGGATGGGGGCTGTCCTCATACGCGCCCCAGATCGACTGGTCGAAATTGATGGTGGCGCCGGTCATCAGGCCGCTCTCCTCCGACGAGAGATAGGCACAGGCGCGTGCCACTTCGGCGGGGTCGACAAGCCGACCGAAGGGCTGGCGGGCGGCAGCCTCCTGTAGCCAGTCCGCCGAGGCACCATGATATTCCCGCTGGATTCGATCCTCGCCGTCGCTCGACATCCAGCCGATATTCAGCCCGTTGCAGCGAATGCGGTTCTTCAACAGACCGAAGGCGACGTTGCGGGTCAGCGTATCGAGCGCGCCCTTGGAGGCGCAATAGGCGGCGATGAAGGGCTGACCGGCCATCGATGACATGGAGGAGATGTTGACGATCGTGCCGTCGACGCCATCGCGCAGCATCAGCTTCACCGCATCCTAGATCAGGAAGAAGGGCGCGCGGGTATTGATCGCGAACATTCGGTCGAACAACGCCTCGTCGGTGTCGAGGATCGTGCCGCGATCGGTGATGGCAGCGACATTGACGATGGCATCGACACGGCCGAACTTTTCATCGGCAGCAGCGACGACCCGGCGGCAATCGGAAACCTCCCCGAGATCAGCGGCTACGAAATGCACCGAGGTGCCATACCGTTCCGCAATTTCACGGGCCGTGACCTCCCCTTTCTCGCGGCTGCGGCCGCAGATGATCAGGCCTTTTGCACCGCGCTCGGCAAACAGCCGCGCGACTTCCGCGCCCAGCCCCTGTGTGCCGCCGGTGACCACGGCGATCTTGTTGTCCAGTCCTCCCATTGTCTTCCTCATGCCCTGCGCTTGGCAGCCTGTGTCTCGACGAGCGCTGCGAAGGCCTCCGGCTCCATGCCCGCCTCGAGTGCTTCCGTCATCATGGTGTTCTGCGTTTTCGGCGCAAGGCCACCGACCGGCGGATCGCTGTCGAGATTGGTCGGGAAGGCATAACCTTCCGCGGTGGCCGCAATGGCATTGGCGATTTCGGCCGAAGTCAGCGTGCCCGTCCTATGGGCCGCGAACAGCGCCGGATAGACCGCCTTGCACATCGCGTCGCGGTCGACGCTCTCCATGGCGCGGCCAAAGGCCGAGGAGACCTGCAGCAGGTTCGCCATGCGCCAGATGTCCTTAGAGACGTTGTTGCCGGCGCCATGCATCAGGGCCGGATTGAAGAAGACAGCGTCGCCCTTCGACAGCGGCAGCTGCTCGTGGCTCTCGGCGAACACAGCCTGGAATTCCGGCCGGCCGAAGGCGAGGTAGCCTTCGAAGAAGCTCTGAGAATAAGGCAGGAAAAGCGTCGGACCGCTTTCGACCGGCATGTCGCAATGGGCGACTGCGCCCTGGAGCGTCAGTAGCGGCGAGACCGCGTGGATATGGCCAGGATAGGCCTGCATCTGTTCCGGAGACATGAAGCCGAGGTGATAATCGCGGTGCGGGACCTGCGCCTTGCCGCCGGGGTTTACCCGGTTCATCTGCGCCGTCATCTGATAGCCGCGGCCGAGCCAGGCTTCCGACGCCATGGCGATCGCGTTCGAGGCATAATAGCGGGCGAAATTGTCGGGGTCGGCGAGCGCGTGTTTCTGCAGCGAATTCCAGATGCGGTCATTGGCGCCGGGCTTGGCGAAGTGGTCAGCGGCCGCCTTGCCGCCTTCCTTCTCGGCCTTGACGATTCCGTTGAAGACCTCGGTCGCGCGATCGACGACCGCAAGATCGGCAATGGCATTTTTGATGACGATGACGCCGGGGCCATTCGTGAAGACCTCGACCCATTCGGCCATCAATTCGCGACGGGCCTCCGGATCGCGGGCGATGTCGCGCACCGCCGATCCGTTATAGAGGAGCACGTTCTTCTCCACCCCGGCGGCGAACGGCCAGTCTTCGCGCCTGGTCTTTTGCGCCACCAGCGCCTTGAAGGCCTCGATGTCGCCGGCCTGACTGTCGAGCCAGACCTTGTCGCGGCGACGGCTGGTCAGTGTTCTCTGGTCCATGGTCTCCTCCCGAATTCCTCATCCACCTTGACCATAGTCAGGCGACGGGCGAGAGATTAGCGGCAAAACACCTCAAAAGCACCTCAAGGCCCAAACCATGCGCCCGCCCTTCCCGCTCAAGGACATCGCCCTGCAATCGGGCCTCAGTCTCGCCACCGTCGATCGGGCGCTGCATGGTCGCGGGCATGTGGCGAAGGCGACGGGACTTCGCATCGAGGCGGCGATCGCGGAACTGGAACGGCAATATGCCGAGGCGAGGATCGGCGGGCGCCGCCTCGTTATCGACGTCGTCATGGAAACGCCGCAGCGGTTTTCGAATGCCGTGCGGACGGCCTTCGATGCCGAACTGCCGGGCATGCGGCCGGCTTCGCTATCGGCGCGCTTTCACGTGGCCGAGACTATGGAGGAACGCGATCTCCTCGCTATCCTCAAGCGCATTCGCCGGCGCGGCAGCCATGGCGTCGTCGTCAAGGTGCCCTCGACGCCGGCGATCGCGGCGATGGCAGCCGAGTTGATGGCGAGCGGCATTCCTGTGGTGACCCTGGTGACCGACCTGCCCGCGCCATCGCGTCTCGGCTATGTCGGCATGGACAATCACGTGGCAGGGGCGACCGCCGCCTATCTCATGGCACGCATGGCGGGGCCGGACGGGGGCAAGGTGCTGCTGACGCTGTCGAGCGCCCGCTTTTCCGGCGAGGAGGATCGCCACCATGGTTTTTGCGACGCCCTTTACAAGGACGCGCCGCATCTTGACATCGTGACGATTTCGGAAGGCTTCGGCGTCGATCGCACCACAGAGAGTTTGGTGAAATCAGCGCTCAGCGCCAACCCCGAGATCCGGGCCGTCTATTCGATCGGTGGCGGCAACCGGGCGATCCTCCGCGCCTTCGAGGAGGAGAAGCGCCGGATCGACGTCTTTGCCGCCCATGACCTCGACGCCGACAACCGAAGCCTCCTGGCCCGAGGCCATCTCACCTTCGTCATTCATCACGACCTGCGGCAGGACGCCCGCAGCACCTGCCAGATGGTCATGGCGCATCACCGCATGCTTCCGAGGGATTTCCAGGTGGCACCGTCGCGAGCTGCAATTGCAACGCCATACGAAGTGCTCTGAAACAGACAGATCGTCGCATCGTCGCACCCGCCACAGGTCCGTTACTCGGTCGTCTAGGAGTCTGACCTGTGCCTTGGTCGACGGCGAGTGATGGTCATATCTCGCTCTTGAAAGGAATCGAACCGCCGGGCCCTAAGTCGACTAGACTAAGCCCTCGATAAATATCCCTTATCGAATGTTAACTAGTCAACCTATTGACCATATCGGCGACCACGGCTAGCCTATCTTCAAATCGCAGGAGATATGAGCGAGGGAATTGCCCATGACTGTTACAGTTAAAGTCGCCGAGGCAAAAACGCATTTGTCTGAACTGCTTGCTCGCGTCGAAGCTGGCGAGGACTTTATAATTGCCCGTGGAAACGATCCTGTAGCGCGTTTGGTGGCCATGGACGAACGCCGTCAGCGACTGACCGCGATCGAGGCCTTGCGAGCGTTGCGCGCGCAGGCCAAGCCCGTCACCCATCAAGAAATCCAGGAATGGAAGCAGGAAGGCCGGCGCTGATGGCCTTTGTCGTTGATGCCTCCATCGCTGGCGCGTGGTTGCTGCCGGACGAGGACAATGCAACCGCCGAGCGGGCAATGACCCGCATGGCGGAGGAAGACGCGGTGGCGCCCGATCTGCTTCGGCATGAAATTCGCAGCATTCTACTGAGCGCCGAGAAACGCGAGCGGATTTCGGCCGATTTTGTTCATTCGGCGCTGGCACGGTTTCGCGACCTGCCATTGCAACTGAGTGGAGCCGGCGACGACACTGAGGTAGTGCGTCTGTCCCGGAAATACCGTCTCAGCGCATACGATGCCGCCTACCTCGCTCTAGCACTTCTCGAACAACTCCCTCTGGCCACGCTCGACCGTCGACTGGTAGAGGCTGCCAATGCAGAAGGTGTGGCGGTGTTTGGATCGCCTGAGCATGAGCATTGATCGCCCTGCGCAGCTCGCGGCCCGAGTAGCGACACTCGATACGATTGCCGCCGTTCTACCCATGGACCGACGAGACGAGCTGGCGGAAATGTTGACCGATCAGGACATCGAGACCCTTCGCCATCTCGTCAACGAGGGCATGGGTGCCAACACGCTGCGCGCGCTGGCCTCCGATCTTGCTTACCTGCAGGCCTGGTCGCTGGCCGCAACGGGCCGCTCGCTCCCCTGGCCAGCACCCGAAGCGCTGCTTCTCAAATTCGTCGCGCACCACCTGTGGGGCGCAGAGAGGGGTCTGACGGATCCGGAACACGGGATGCCCGCGGATGTCGACGACAAGCTCCGGATCCAGGGATTTCTGCGGACGCTCGGACCGCATGCACCCGACACCGTGCGCCGGCGTCTTTCCACCTGGTCGACATTGACGAAATGGCGCGGGCTGGATGGCTTTTTCAGCTCCCCTGCCCTCAGATCCGCAATTCGACTTGCGGTGCGTGCAACGCCACGGCCACGGAAGCGAAAAAGCGCCAAGGCCGTCACCGGGGATATCCTATCCAGACTGCTCGCAACCTGCAAGACGGGAAGCCTGCGTGATGTCAGGGACCGTGCGATCCTAATGGTTGCCTTTGCCTCGGGTGGCCGTCGCCGCAGCGAAATCGCTGGCCTCAGGATCGAGCAGCTGCAACCGGAAGAGCCGATCCAGTTAGATGGGGGCCCTCCCCTGCTATCTTTTTCCATTCATCTCGGTCGCACCAAAACCAGCGCCGCCGACCGTGATGAAGTAGTCTACATCAGCGGTCGACCGGTCGAGGCGCTGAACGCCTGGCTTGTGGCTGCAAAAATCGACCATGGTACGGTCTTCAGGGCAATCGATCGGTGGGGCAATGTTTCGCGCCGGCCGCTCGACCCGAAGGCGGTTAACGACATCGTCAAACAGCGGGCTGAACTGGCCGGGCTCGATCCGGCGGAATTTTCGGCCCATGGTCTGCGTTCCGGCTAGCTGACTGAAGCAGCGAACCGCGGGATTCCACTCCCAGAGGCCATGGAGCAGTCGCGGCATCGATCCGTTCAGCAGGCATCGGAATACTACAATAGCGCGACCAGGCGGAGCGGAAGGGCGGCGCGGCTTCTCTAGGTTTTGGTAGGATAGCTCATCGAGGTAACTCAAGGCCGACGCTCGTTGCCGAGCAAGCGATAGGGATGGGTCGAGCCGACGGTATTGCCAAGTTGTTTGAGCGTCGTAGCGACGGTCCCGATGAGGAAAAACCAGTCTTTCATTTCAGTAGTATGGTCTGCCCATAGGCAGAATGCGTCAGCCCTCGCGTGGCGGTATGACATGGCGGTGAGGTTGTAACGGCATGGCCGAAAGATCGTGTTGATTTGGTCATGAGCTGACAGAAAACGTTGCGCCTGACGATGCGATTTGAACCTCCCCATAATCGTCTCGCGTTTCCGGGACAGACGGCGTGGATTTTCAATTCTATTGTTCAAGCCCTTGTGAGCCCGATGATCGGCATTCGGCGCGATGGCCTGTATCGGCTTGAGGCAGCTGCCAAGCTTGTCAGTTACGACGACGCCTGGCTTGCCAAATTGTCTGACCACACTGGAGAAAAAGCGCTTGGCAGCCTTGGTGTTGCGGCGAATGGTGCGGCGGCAGCCAATGCCCTTGGGCTCACCACGCAAGTTCCAGTCCGCTCCATCTACCTGACCTCTGGGCGCAGCCGGACTATCAATGTCGGAAGCCAAAAGGTCGAGCTCAAGCATGTCCCTTGCTGGCAGTTATCCCTCGCCAACCGGTCAGCAGGCGTAGCTGTTCGCGCACTCGCCTGGCTGGGGCCGGAGCGAGCGGAAGACGCACTCTTTGCCATCAGGCGGAAACTGGCCCCAGAAGCGTTCAACGAACTTGTCGCTGCAGCACCTCAGTTTCCAAACTGGCTCGCGCGAAGCGTCGGAATGGTGACGTATGACTGATCAATTCCTCCAACTATCGGCCGAAGACAAGTGGCCTGCTGTAAGGACCTATTTCCGTCGCTCGTTCAACGTACCTGAATGACTGATGAGCATGCTCCATACCAACCCGAACGCTGCAGACATCCCAGCTCGTGAGCGAAATCGAACTCTCGACACCATGTTTGTCTTCGCCACTTCGTATCAGAGCAACTCTCTGGCTTTCGAAGCGGACGACAGCCTATTCTCCAAACGGAAGTTCAATTTCTTCGCGGTTCTTCTTTGCTCCCTCGATAAGGGCCGTCTTTAACCGCTCGGCGTCTTGTGCCGGCAGCATTCCCGCCCCGGTTAGTATACCTTCCTGCCATGCAGGTCCGCGCTCCCAAGCTTCATTGTAGACTAGCGCCAGGTCAGCGGATCGCCTCGTCTGCTGCAGGGCTTCAAAGAGCAGCGCAGCTTGACGTATGTCCTTGTCTCGCTTCGCCGGCCCCTGCCCGTCAGTGTGTCGGCGGCTGGCGACGATGAGCTTGTGGACCGCATACCGGGACGGATCCGGGACGACGACTGGGACACCGCTTCGGTGGAGCAGAATCGTTCTGACTGGATCCCTGATGAGGAAGTCGAGAAAGCGCAGCGGATCCGCGCTGGCACCGTCGAGGGCGGGCATCTTCGCCGGCTGGTCGATATCGTCGTCCGAACCACGGTTCGGCGTCAGGAATTCAACCCGATAGCCGTCGGCATTCTGGAACGCCGACGAGGCCTCGGATCCTGATAGATGGGGAACTGGCCGGAAGCTGGCGTCAAAGCCCTTTAGCAGTTCAATGATCGGAGGCAGGCTGTCTTCAACCTCATGGCTGATGGCATAGTCTTGGGCGATGTGCGCATCGCCGGTCAGGATCGCAGCCATGGGAAGGCGGACGCCCAGCAGTCCTGAATAGCACTGGAAGGCCACCGTGCCGATGAGAATACCCCGGAGTCGAAAGAGACCGCCGCCGGCGAGAGCCTCGACGATGTCACCCGACATGGCGTCAGGGGCGATCATTCCGCCCTCGCGGGTCAGGGTATTTACCAAGCGCCTGCGAGCGCGTAAATCGTCCTTGTCCCGCTTATGATCAGCGACGCGCTGCGATATATCCGGATCATTGGCAGGACCGACGTAACGACGTTTCGTACCACCGTGTCCATCGGGGATGTCGAAGTACCAGTATTTGCGACCCTTTATGTTTGCGGGGGTGAACCGACCATCCGGAGGGAAATCGGCCATCCAAGCGGCGTCGAGCGAGCGTTGACCTAGCTCGGCAAGCATCGTCTGGTACATGAGGTCAATAGACTTCTTAAGCTCTATTCCATGGTTATACTGTTTTTTAAAAACAGTATAACCAGCGGCAGGATAGCGGGCAGGGTGGGATGGTAGCTCGATCGCCTTGATGGAATATGAGCCACCGGCCCATTTGCCGAAGGACAAGTCGTCGGATATCCGCGACCTCTCAACTGCTTAAGACACCTGCTCCACGGCTCTCTGCAATGAGCCAGCCCGGCTTGAGATGACCTTGCGAATTGCGTTCAAGATGGGTGCCTAATCCCCTCGCCGGCCAGTTCTGCAACAAGGGCATCGGCCTCGCTCACAATCCCTTCCGCCATTTGGGCAAGATCGCGAACAAGGATGCGCTGAGAAGATTCGGTTCCGGGCACGAGTGTCGCCCAATGCTTCAGCTGGATCGTGTCGGGCAGATCGCGGCCACCAATCTTCATGGCGAGCCTCTTCGAGAAGCGGGGATACACGGCCGTGCAAACGACGTCGTAGATCGGCGCCAGATCCGGTCCATCGGAGCCATAAAGCAGGGCGTAGTTCTTGCCATAGGCATCGGCGTTGCCGACGAGACATGGAAGATCAGCATGCGGATGAATTGCAACCGATC
Encoded proteins:
- a CDS encoding phytanoyl-CoA dioxygenase family protein, whose product is MDQRTLTSRRRDKVWLDSQAGDIEAFKALVAQKTRREDWPFAAGVEKNVLLYNGSAVRDIARDPEARRELMAEWVEVFTNGPGVIVIKNAIADLAVVDRATEVFNGIVKAEKEGGKAAADHFAKPGANDRIWNSLQKHALADPDNFARYYASNAIAMASEAWLGRGYQMTAQMNRVNPGGKAQVPHRDYHLGFMSPEQMQAYPGHIHAVSPLLTLQGAVAHCDMPVESGPTLFLPYSQSFFEGYLAFGRPEFQAVFAESHEQLPLSKGDAVFFNPALMHGAGNNVSKDIWRMANLLQVSSAFGRAMESVDRDAMCKAVYPALFAAHRTGTLTSAEIANAIAATAEGYAFPTNLDSDPPVGGLAPKTQNTMMTEALEAGMEPEAFAALVETQAAKRRA
- a CDS encoding LacI family DNA-binding transcriptional regulator, which translates into the protein MRPPFPLKDIALQSGLSLATVDRALHGRGHVAKATGLRIEAAIAELERQYAEARIGGRRLVIDVVMETPQRFSNAVRTAFDAELPGMRPASLSARFHVAETMEERDLLAILKRIRRRGSHGVVVKVPSTPAIAAMAAELMASGIPVVTLVTDLPAPSRLGYVGMDNHVAGATAAYLMARMAGPDGGKVLLTLSSARFSGEEDRHHGFCDALYKDAPHLDIVTISEGFGVDRTTESLVKSALSANPEIRAVYSIGGGNRAILRAFEEEKRRIDVFAAHDLDADNRSLLARGHLTFVIHHDLRQDARSTCQMVMAHHRMLPRDFQVAPSRAAIATPYEVL
- a CDS encoding nucleotidyltransferase family protein — its product is MYQTMLAELGQRSLDAAWMADFPPDGRFTPANIKGRKYWYFDIPDGHGGTKRRYVGPANDPDISQRVADHKRDKDDLRARRRLVNTLTREGGMIAPDAMSGDIVEALAGGGLFRLRGILIGTVAFQCYSGLLGVRLPMAAILTGDAHIAQDYAISHEVEDSLPPIIELLKGFDASFRPVPHLSGSEASSAFQNADGYRVEFLTPNRGSDDDIDQPAKMPALDGASADPLRFLDFLIRDPVRTILLHRSGVPVVVPDPSRYAVHKLIVASRRHTDGQGPAKRDKDIRQAALLFEALQQTRRSADLALVYNEAWERGPAWQEGILTGAGMLPAQDAERLKTALIEGAKKNREEIELPFGE
- a CDS encoding type II toxin-antitoxin system Phd/YefM family antitoxin, giving the protein MTVTVKVAEAKTHLSELLARVEAGEDFIIARGNDPVARLVAMDERRQRLTAIEALRALRAQAKPVTHQEIQEWKQEGRR
- a CDS encoding type II toxin-antitoxin system VapC family toxin, yielding MAFVVDASIAGAWLLPDEDNATAERAMTRMAEEDAVAPDLLRHEIRSILLSAEKRERISADFVHSALARFRDLPLQLSGAGDDTEVVRLSRKYRLSAYDAAYLALALLEQLPLATLDRRLVEAANAEGVAVFGSPEHEH